A stretch of Linepithema humile isolate Giens D197 chromosome 3, Lhum_UNIL_v1.0, whole genome shotgun sequence DNA encodes these proteins:
- the crim gene encoding UPAR/Ly6 domain-containing protein crim, with amino-acid sequence MRKILYTLFSLMILASQGNSTLYCYRCNSNHPGCGTPLNWLWYWGETCPEYDDKCVKIIERKGAETIITRECLSAVRSFRTDIPADHYEGCRPAAKDVRLGHYVNNSIHQLDIHRDYYDEVTWCFCYFDHRCNNAENITLSIMLITLGLAVQYFTS; translated from the exons ATGAGAAAGATTTTGTACACACTTTTTTCCTTGATGATTTTGGCGAGTCAAG GCAATAGTACCTTATACTGTTATAGATGTAACAGTAATCATCCTGGATGTGGAACACCTTTAAATTGGTTGTGGTATTGGGGAGAAACCTGTCCAGAATACGATGATAAATgcgtgaaaataattgaacGAAAAGGAG ccgAAACTATCATTACACGTGAATGTCTAAGCGCTGTACGTAGTTTTAGGACAGATATTCCTGCAGATCATTATGAGGGTTGCAGACCTGCTGCTAAAGATGTACGATTAGGACATTATGTCAATAATAGTATCCATCAATTAGATATTCATCGTGATTATTATGATGAAGTCACTTGGTGCTTTTGTTACTTTGATCATAGATGCAATAATGCAGAGAATATTACTCTTTCAATAATGCTTATAACTTTAGGACTTgctgtacaatattttacatcttaa